Proteins from a single region of Aquirhabdus parva:
- a CDS encoding energy transducer TonB, which produces MSSAIFSAEIHPVESQQIQAIHPQSSKRTMVIVALVVVAHGLILLGLALVRSTINVVPAQTIAVRMVAIVPEQPKPVPPKPVVKPKEVPIVKALPKPKPLPILVAPKTAKSPVSVPPVEKAIEKPMDNPPPVVAAPPVPAAPPQKEEPAPPKMVEGVAYLKQPEPIYPDAARASGDTGKTIVRALINVNGLVDDVSVKKTSGSALLDRAAMQAVKKARFKPYRENGVAQAVYTLIPIEFNLGQD; this is translated from the coding sequence ATGTCTTCCGCCATATTCAGTGCAGAGATTCATCCAGTAGAATCGCAGCAGATACAGGCGATACATCCGCAGTCTAGTAAACGTACTATGGTGATTGTCGCACTGGTTGTGGTGGCACATGGTTTGATTTTACTCGGATTGGCACTCGTCCGATCTACCATCAACGTGGTTCCTGCACAAACCATTGCCGTACGTATGGTAGCGATTGTGCCTGAGCAGCCTAAACCGGTGCCACCAAAACCTGTAGTGAAACCTAAAGAAGTCCCCATCGTTAAGGCCTTGCCAAAACCAAAGCCCTTACCGATCTTGGTTGCCCCGAAAACCGCGAAGAGTCCTGTATCGGTGCCTCCGGTAGAAAAAGCGATTGAAAAGCCTATGGATAACCCTCCTCCTGTTGTGGCCGCGCCGCCAGTGCCTGCTGCGCCACCGCAAAAAGAGGAGCCAGCACCGCCTAAAATGGTTGAAGGGGTGGCTTATCTCAAACAACCCGAGCCGATTTATCCTGATGCAGCGCGTGCTTCTGGGGACACGGGTAAAACGATTGTGCGGGCGTTGATCAACGTCAACGGCTTGGTTGATGATGTCTCTGTGAAGAAAACATCTGGCAGCGCACTTTTAGATCGTGCGGCAATGCAAGCTGTTAAAAAAGCACGCTTTAAACCGTATCGTGAAAATGGTGTAGCACAAGCGGTCTATACATTAATACCGATAGAGTTCAATCTAGGCCAAGATTAG
- a CDS encoding MotA/TolQ/ExbB proton channel family protein produces MSFIDFWTHADFLSKSLSFVLLIMSIATWTIVILRVLATRQATASSAKELNQSIAELAIRSANLSTENRRDVAEQVLLQQLARTRNDVERGVSILGTIASVSPFVGLFGTVWGIFHALAAIGQSGQAGLAQVAGPVGEALIMTGMGLAVAIPAVLAYNLCVRLNRVLLNKLHDQAHSLLVEELLTLSPAQVKPQLGGQV; encoded by the coding sequence ATGAGTTTTATCGATTTTTGGACACATGCAGATTTCTTGAGTAAATCACTGTCTTTTGTTTTGCTCATCATGTCGATTGCAACATGGACCATCGTGATTCTTCGTGTGCTGGCCACGCGTCAAGCGACGGCAAGCTCGGCAAAGGAGCTCAACCAATCGATTGCAGAACTTGCGATCCGCAGTGCTAATTTATCGACTGAAAATCGACGGGATGTGGCTGAGCAAGTCTTGCTCCAGCAATTAGCACGCACACGGAATGATGTCGAGCGAGGAGTTTCGATTTTAGGAACGATCGCATCGGTCTCTCCGTTCGTCGGTTTGTTTGGAACGGTTTGGGGTATTTTTCACGCCCTTGCTGCGATTGGACAATCTGGACAGGCTGGCCTTGCGCAAGTGGCGGGTCCTGTGGGTGAGGCTTTGATTATGACGGGTATGGGGTTGGCTGTTGCGATACCCGCAGTACTGGCCTACAACTTGTGTGTGCGTCTGAATCGTGTGCTGCTGAATAAGCTTCATGATCAAGCGCATAGCTTGCTGGTTGAAGAATTATTGACCCTCAGCCCAGCGCAAGTTAAGCCTCAGCTTGGAGGTCAGGTCTGA
- a CDS encoding ExbD/TolR family protein — protein MGFHLGDDTDQGMSEINLIPLIDIMLVLMIIFLVTATIVNPAVKLNLPKADAAVVPDQPEVVTLSIDAAGVIHWNQDVVSLDEVAKRMNAAAQSPTKPSLHLRTDREAKYDTLAQVLARANQAGLTDLAFVSEATH, from the coding sequence ATGGGTTTCCATTTGGGTGATGACACCGATCAAGGAATGAGTGAGATCAACCTCATTCCACTGATTGATATTATGCTCGTGCTGATGATCATTTTTTTGGTGACAGCGACGATCGTGAATCCTGCGGTGAAGCTCAATCTGCCTAAAGCAGACGCTGCGGTTGTGCCTGATCAACCGGAAGTCGTGACCTTGAGCATTGATGCGGCAGGCGTGATTCATTGGAATCAGGATGTGGTGAGCTTGGATGAGGTCGCGAAGCGAATGAATGCCGCGGCACAGTCACCGACCAAGCCGTCTTTGCATTTACGGACAGATCGTGAGGCCAAGTACGATACGCTGGCACAAGTGCTGGCACGGGCCAATCAGGCTGGTTTAACCGATTTGGCCTTTGTGAGTGAAGCAACGCATTAA
- a CDS encoding LOG family protein, whose translation MKLKNICVYCGSNSGKNPAYVESAKQLADVLVERNIGLVYGGAQIGVMGAVANRMLEQGGRVIGVIPEGLLLKEVAHQGLTELHVTKSMHERKALMAEHSEGFIALPGGIGTFEELFEVWTWAQLGFHHKPCGLLNIAGYYDQLIAFLDHAADEGFVKPPHRELLMVEQDPAKILDRMALYTPPTTSPLAVKLDLAAT comes from the coding sequence ATGAAGCTAAAAAATATTTGCGTGTACTGCGGTTCAAACAGTGGAAAAAACCCCGCCTACGTCGAGAGCGCCAAGCAACTTGCAGACGTGCTTGTTGAGCGCAATATCGGACTGGTTTATGGTGGCGCACAGATCGGCGTCATGGGTGCAGTGGCCAATCGTATGCTTGAGCAAGGTGGACGGGTAATCGGGGTCATCCCAGAAGGGTTATTGCTCAAGGAAGTCGCACATCAGGGGCTCACCGAACTGCACGTCACCAAGTCGATGCATGAACGTAAAGCACTGATGGCTGAGCATTCAGAAGGTTTTATCGCTTTGCCCGGTGGCATCGGCACCTTTGAAGAGTTATTTGAAGTTTGGACATGGGCCCAGTTGGGTTTTCACCATAAACCCTGCGGTTTGCTCAATATCGCAGGCTACTATGATCAACTGATTGCATTCTTGGACCATGCAGCCGATGAAGGCTTCGTTAAGCCACCGCATCGTGAGCTCCTGATGGTGGAACAAGATCCTGCAAAAATTCTGGATCGCATGGCACTGTATACCCCACCGACAACCTCTCCCCTCGCAGTCAAATTGGATCTTGCAGCGACCTAA
- the msrA gene encoding peptide-methionine (S)-S-oxide reductase MsrA: MTLANPSDALSRAIVGGGCFWCSESVFRAVRGVHAVVSGYAGGARPNPSYEQVCTGATGHAEVIAIDFDPTQISYERILDIFFATHDPTSLNRQGNDIGTQYRSVIFYENDAQKDIAAAKIAELKANGVNVVTELSPAPTFYRAEEYHQNFYEKNPEQGYCTFAIPPKLAKLKQYFSEETI, translated from the coding sequence ATGACACTTGCAAATCCATCCGATGCACTTTCACGTGCGATCGTGGGTGGCGGCTGTTTCTGGTGTAGTGAATCCGTCTTTCGCGCCGTACGCGGCGTACATGCTGTGGTCAGTGGCTATGCAGGCGGTGCACGTCCTAATCCCAGCTATGAGCAAGTCTGCACGGGCGCGACAGGACATGCGGAAGTCATTGCTATTGATTTTGACCCAACCCAGATCTCCTATGAACGCATCCTTGATATTTTCTTTGCCACCCATGATCCAACCAGCTTAAACCGTCAGGGCAATGACATCGGTACGCAATATCGTTCCGTAATTTTCTATGAGAACGACGCTCAGAAAGACATTGCTGCTGCGAAAATCGCTGAACTGAAAGCCAATGGGGTGAATGTCGTCACCGAACTGTCGCCGGCCCCAACTTTTTATCGCGCTGAAGAGTACCATCAGAATTTCTATGAGAAGAATCCTGAACAAGGGTATTGCACCTTTGCGATTCCACCTAAGCTGGCTAAACTCAAGCAATACTTCTCTGAAGAAACGATCTAA
- a CDS encoding dihydrofolate reductase: protein MAGNPIEIVHVVAMDNQHCIGVDNQLPWHIPADLQHFKQITQGGVIVMGRKTFDSLGRLLPNRSHWVLTRQTDWQHDGVHVRQNVEDLLTDAAQDAIARGQSSVYVIGGGELFHLTLPFADRLEITHVDLDVRGEAHYPEIPNDWTLDPDPFFDRSTLIDEKSGISFRFETYRKTIG from the coding sequence ATCGCTGGAAACCCGATTGAAATTGTCCATGTTGTTGCGATGGATAATCAGCACTGTATCGGCGTAGACAATCAATTACCCTGGCATATTCCTGCCGATTTACAACATTTTAAACAGATTACTCAAGGTGGGGTCATCGTCATGGGTCGCAAGACCTTTGACTCGCTTGGACGCTTGCTGCCCAATCGCAGCCATTGGGTCCTCACCCGTCAAACCGACTGGCAACACGATGGGGTGCACGTTAGGCAAAATGTCGAAGATCTGCTGACGGATGCCGCACAAGATGCGATAGCCCGCGGACAATCTTCCGTATATGTGATTGGAGGCGGCGAGTTATTTCATTTAACTTTACCGTTTGCTGACCGTTTAGAGATTACCCATGTCGATCTGGATGTGCGAGGCGAAGCCCATTACCCAGAAATTCCCAATGATTGGACGCTCGATCCAGACCCATTCTTTGATCGCAGCACTTTGATTGATGAGAAAAGCGGCATCTCGTTTCGTTTTGAAACTTACCGTAAAACAATTGGTTGA
- a CDS encoding thymidylate synthase, with the protein MKNYLDLMRHVLEHGVDKTDRTGTGTRSVFGYQMRFDLQKGFPILTTKRVHFKSVAVELLWFLKGDTNVQYLKDNGVTIWNEWATAEQCARFGRDEDDLGPVYGHQWRNFGATKNPDGSYAKDGFDQIAWLVNEIKTNPDSRRLIISGWNPAEAGQVALPPCHTMFQFYVANGKLSCQLYQRSADIFLGVPFNIASYALLTHLIAQVTDLDVGEFVWTGGDSHLYSNHFEQTKLQLSREPMALPTLKINPEIKDLFAFEYADLELVNYEHHPAIKAAVAV; encoded by the coding sequence ATGAAAAATTATCTTGATCTGATGCGCCATGTGCTTGAGCATGGTGTGGATAAAACCGACCGTACTGGCACGGGTACGCGCTCTGTTTTTGGCTATCAAATGCGTTTTGACCTGCAAAAAGGCTTTCCAATCCTGACCACCAAACGCGTGCACTTTAAGTCCGTGGCTGTTGAACTGCTCTGGTTCTTGAAAGGCGACACTAATGTCCAGTACCTCAAGGACAATGGCGTAACCATCTGGAACGAATGGGCGACCGCTGAGCAATGTGCGCGTTTTGGTCGAGATGAAGATGATTTAGGACCAGTTTATGGTCATCAATGGCGTAACTTCGGCGCAACAAAAAATCCCGATGGCAGCTATGCCAAAGATGGTTTTGATCAGATCGCTTGGCTAGTCAATGAAATCAAAACCAATCCTGATTCGCGTCGCCTGATTATCTCTGGATGGAATCCCGCTGAAGCGGGACAAGTGGCCTTGCCTCCTTGCCATACCATGTTCCAGTTCTATGTGGCCAATGGCAAACTCTCCTGCCAGCTGTATCAACGCAGTGCCGATATTTTCTTAGGTGTGCCCTTCAACATTGCCAGTTATGCATTGCTCACCCATTTAATTGCGCAGGTCACGGATCTTGATGTCGGTGAGTTTGTCTGGACCGGTGGCGATAGCCATTTGTACAGCAATCATTTTGAACAGACTAAACTGCAGCTAAGCCGTGAGCCTATGGCGCTGCCCACCCTAAAAATCAATCCGGAGATCAAAGATCTCTTTGCATTTGAATATGCAGATTTAGAGTTAGTCAATTACGAACACCACCCTGCAATTAAAGCGGCAGTTGCTGTTTAA
- the lgt gene encoding prolipoprotein diacylglyceryl transferase, which produces MLTYPQIDPIALAIGPLKIHWYGIMYLLAFAGAYGLALWRAREAERGWTAEHVSDLVFYGALGVILGGRIGYMLFYQADTLFSNPLSLFRVWEGGMSFHGGFIGVMLAMVLFARKYGKTAFQTLDFIAPCVPTGLMFGRLGNFINGELWGRPVVDQTYALAMKFPTGGDVLRHPSQLYEATFEGLVLFLVLWWFSSKPRPRMAVSALFLLGYGIARFGIEFFRQPDFDQHLWFGWMSKGQLLTVPMIVIGVWLFWYAYRRNVYDWGPRATQQKSQ; this is translated from the coding sequence ATGCTGACTTACCCGCAAATTGATCCAATTGCTTTAGCCATCGGTCCGTTGAAGATTCATTGGTACGGGATCATGTATTTACTGGCCTTTGCTGGTGCCTATGGTCTGGCACTGTGGCGTGCGCGTGAAGCAGAGCGGGGTTGGACAGCCGAACATGTCTCCGATCTCGTTTTCTATGGTGCCCTTGGGGTCATTCTGGGTGGCCGTATAGGCTATATGCTGTTTTATCAAGCAGACACCTTGTTTAGCAATCCATTGTCCCTATTTAGAGTGTGGGAAGGCGGCATGAGCTTTCATGGCGGCTTCATTGGTGTGATGCTCGCCATGGTTTTATTTGCACGTAAATACGGCAAAACAGCCTTTCAAACGCTTGATTTTATTGCCCCTTGTGTACCCACAGGCTTAATGTTTGGCCGTCTTGGCAATTTCATCAATGGTGAGCTTTGGGGACGCCCAGTGGTCGACCAGACCTATGCGCTGGCCATGAAATTCCCAACTGGGGGTGATGTGTTGCGCCATCCATCTCAGCTATATGAAGCGACATTTGAAGGCTTAGTACTGTTCCTCGTCTTATGGTGGTTCTCGTCGAAACCTCGTCCACGTATGGCGGTTTCCGCCTTATTCTTGCTGGGTTATGGCATTGCCCGTTTTGGCATTGAATTCTTCCGTCAGCCTGATTTTGATCAGCACTTATGGTTTGGCTGGATGAGCAAAGGACAGCTACTCACCGTGCCAATGATCGTGATTGGTGTGTGGCTATTCTGGTATGCTTATCGCCGTAATGTGTATGATTGGGGCCCGCGTGCAACCCAACAAAAAAGTCAGTAA
- a CDS encoding NRDE family protein, with product MCIVALAWQVLPNKPLVLIGNRDEFYARDASPLNRWSDHAIIAGQDLQSGGTWLGISPAGRWAVITNYREKNSLPEHVVSRGSLITEYLKSDQPPLAFLASVDQAAYAGFNLIVGTLTEAAVLGNRGTPPQPLTPGIHGLSNALLDTVWPKTARLLEGFKSLDLSSDDDLLVSQGLTLLNDQTPAPDEQLPQTGVGPMMEKVLSPIRIESPIYGTRVSSVLILKSGGYTFVEKTLRPIEGNVVRLHGAWDQV from the coding sequence ATGTGTATTGTTGCGTTAGCGTGGCAGGTTTTGCCAAATAAGCCGTTGGTCTTGATTGGAAATCGGGATGAATTCTATGCCAGAGACGCCTCACCTTTAAATCGATGGTCGGATCACGCCATAATTGCCGGACAGGATCTACAGTCTGGTGGAACCTGGCTTGGCATATCACCCGCAGGTCGTTGGGCGGTGATCACCAATTATCGTGAAAAAAACAGCCTCCCAGAACATGTCGTCTCCCGAGGTAGTTTAATCACCGAGTATTTGAAATCTGATCAGCCCCCCCTTGCGTTCTTGGCATCGGTGGATCAGGCCGCTTATGCGGGCTTTAATCTGATTGTAGGAACGTTGACAGAAGCGGCGGTATTAGGGAATCGGGGTACGCCGCCGCAACCTTTAACACCGGGTATCCATGGGCTGAGTAATGCGCTCTTAGATACGGTATGGCCGAAAACCGCGCGTTTACTGGAGGGCTTTAAATCTCTGGATTTGAGCAGTGATGATGATCTACTGGTGAGTCAGGGCCTTACTTTACTCAATGATCAGACCCCCGCACCTGATGAGCAGCTACCCCAGACTGGAGTCGGGCCGATGATGGAGAAAGTCCTCTCACCGATCCGTATCGAAAGCCCGATTTATGGGACTCGAGTTTCCAGCGTGCTGATCCTGAAAAGTGGCGGCTATACGTTTGTAGAGAAGACACTCAGACCCATTGAAGGCAACGTTGTACGTTTGCACGGTGCATGGGATCAGGTCTGA
- the rdgB gene encoding RdgB/HAM1 family non-canonical purine NTP pyrophosphatase: protein MLHLPQNTLVLASNNSGKIKEFNTLFDSAALPIQVIAQGELGIADAIEDGLSFIENALIKARHAAKQSGFASLADDSGLCVPLLGGAPGIYSARFGGEHGNDALNNQTLLEKLRPLRNGLPISAMFVCVLALVRHAEDPLPLICQGVWQGEILDEVRGAGGFGYDPLFWLPELGKTSAELERAEKNKISHRGLAMAQFKQVMLASM, encoded by the coding sequence ATGCTGCATTTACCCCAAAACACACTGGTCCTTGCCAGCAATAATTCTGGAAAAATCAAAGAATTCAATACGCTGTTTGACTCTGCCGCACTCCCAATACAGGTTATTGCCCAAGGTGAGCTCGGGATTGCGGATGCTATCGAAGATGGCTTGAGTTTTATTGAAAATGCATTGATCAAAGCGCGTCATGCCGCCAAACAATCTGGCTTTGCATCACTTGCCGATGATTCTGGCCTGTGTGTACCTCTCTTGGGCGGTGCCCCTGGCATTTATTCAGCACGATTTGGCGGTGAACATGGCAATGACGCACTCAACAATCAGACCTTACTTGAAAAGCTAAGACCGCTGCGTAACGGACTGCCTATCTCCGCGATGTTTGTCTGTGTTTTGGCACTGGTACGCCACGCTGAAGACCCTTTACCGCTGATTTGTCAGGGAGTCTGGCAAGGGGAAATTTTAGATGAGGTTCGCGGTGCGGGGGGATTTGGCTATGATCCCTTGTTCTGGTTGCCTGAACTCGGCAAGACCAGTGCAGAGCTTGAACGTGCGGAGAAAAACAAAATTAGCCATCGCGGACTCGCCATGGCGCAATTTAAACAGGTAATGCTAGCGAGTATGTGA
- a CDS encoding tetratricopeptide repeat protein produces MKHTLTALALSLGLTASIPAWADLTSLTPEVPKPSFATMSLTDLQAAAQAGDVRAQFFLATRYKLGQGVPQDMQQAFAWYKKAADQGAAPAQLNIGQMYAQGKGVAQNIDQAKVWFGKAAKQGDNRASYNLALIEERDQNLADAYQWYDLSARDGMLDARIKDKAQGKIRTLAANLSPQDIQDAKNRADRWIQTDDANSTGNSSNK; encoded by the coding sequence ATGAAGCACACACTGACCGCCCTAGCACTGTCCTTAGGTTTGACTGCAAGCATTCCTGCTTGGGCCGACTTGACGTCATTAACACCCGAAGTACCAAAGCCTAGCTTTGCCACCATGTCACTGACTGATCTTCAAGCGGCTGCACAAGCTGGCGATGTGCGCGCGCAGTTTTTCCTCGCGACCCGTTATAAGTTAGGTCAAGGCGTTCCACAAGATATGCAACAAGCGTTTGCATGGTACAAGAAGGCCGCAGATCAAGGTGCAGCTCCTGCACAATTGAATATCGGTCAAATGTATGCGCAAGGCAAAGGCGTAGCGCAAAACATCGATCAAGCCAAAGTCTGGTTTGGTAAAGCTGCCAAACAAGGCGATAACCGCGCCAGCTATAACTTGGCTTTGATTGAAGAACGTGACCAGAATCTGGCTGATGCTTACCAATGGTACGATTTGTCCGCACGCGATGGCATGCTTGATGCGCGTATCAAAGACAAAGCACAAGGCAAAATCCGGACATTGGCGGCAAACTTGTCACCACAAGATATTCAAGACGCCAAAAACCGTGCTGATCGCTGGATTCAAACCGACGATGCCAATAGCACTGGAAACAGCAGCAATAAATAA
- the metW gene encoding methionine biosynthesis protein MetW — translation MRLDQQLAERWIKPGSRVLDLGCGDGELLAHMAKRLDIDCYGLEIDEDKITSAIGRGLNIIEQDLNDGLGRFADQSFDAVVMAQALQAVKAPDQILLDMVRVGREAIITFPNFAHWKTRSYLGFRGKMPVSEALPYMWYNTPNIHLCTFRDFEALCQANGIKIINRLAVDGDQQGNFFMKHFPNFFGEIAIYRVSRS, via the coding sequence ATGAGACTCGATCAACAACTCGCTGAACGATGGATTAAACCGGGATCACGCGTCCTCGACCTCGGTTGTGGCGATGGTGAGCTGCTGGCTCATATGGCAAAACGTCTCGATATAGACTGTTATGGTCTTGAAATTGATGAAGATAAAATCACCTCAGCCATCGGTAGAGGACTGAATATCATTGAGCAGGATTTAAATGACGGCTTAGGGCGTTTTGCCGATCAAAGCTTTGATGCTGTTGTTATGGCACAAGCTTTGCAAGCAGTTAAAGCACCAGATCAAATTTTACTGGATATGGTGCGAGTCGGTCGGGAAGCCATCATCACCTTTCCTAACTTCGCTCACTGGAAGACGCGTAGTTATCTTGGATTTCGAGGAAAAATGCCGGTTTCAGAGGCTTTACCTTACATGTGGTACAATACCCCGAACATCCATTTGTGTACATTTCGTGATTTTGAAGCCCTTTGCCAAGCAAATGGCATTAAAATCATCAATCGACTTGCTGTCGACGGCGATCAGCAAGGTAATTTTTTCATGAAGCACTTTCCCAACTTTTTTGGTGAAATTGCGATATATAGAGTGAGCCGATCATGA
- the metX gene encoding homoserine O-succinyltransferase MetX has protein sequence MAADSVGIVAPRLESFEDPLILETGRILPRFDLMIETYGTLNADASNAILICHALSGHHHAAGYYAGETKAGWWDSCIGPNKAIDTNLFFVVALNNIGGCNGSTGPTSPNPENDNKPYGPDFPLVTVRDWVNVQARLADRLGIGIWHAVVGGSLGGMQALQWAVDYPQRLKNCAIIASTPKLSAQNIAFNEVARQSILSDPDFHAGRYLEQQTFPKRGLILARMVGHITYLSEEAMKEKFGRDLKSGNFLYGYDVEFQVESYLRYQGEQFSRNFDANTYLIMTKALDYFDPARDHDSKLNQALAPATCRFLIVSFTTDWRFAPSRSQEIVDALITNRQPVSYIDVDAPQGHDSFLFPIPRYVNTLRGFLGQPSGHNLGQNVTKNAPELGTIDQNQTATVAGAAR, from the coding sequence ATGGCTGCGGATTCTGTGGGAATCGTCGCACCGCGTTTGGAATCCTTTGAAGATCCTTTGATCTTGGAGACGGGTCGTATCCTGCCACGATTCGACTTGATGATCGAAACGTATGGCACGCTCAATGCCGATGCATCTAATGCTATTTTGATCTGTCATGCCCTCTCTGGTCATCATCATGCGGCTGGATACTATGCAGGTGAGACGAAAGCCGGCTGGTGGGACAGCTGTATCGGCCCCAATAAAGCTATTGATACCAATCTATTCTTTGTGGTTGCCCTCAATAATATTGGCGGCTGCAATGGCTCGACGGGCCCAACATCCCCTAATCCTGAAAATGATAACAAGCCCTATGGGCCTGACTTCCCATTGGTCACCGTGCGCGATTGGGTTAATGTCCAAGCCCGTCTAGCTGATCGTTTGGGTATTGGTATCTGGCATGCCGTAGTGGGTGGCTCACTGGGTGGCATGCAAGCATTACAATGGGCCGTAGACTATCCACAGCGCCTGAAAAACTGTGCGATTATCGCCAGTACGCCAAAACTTTCCGCGCAGAATATCGCTTTTAACGAAGTTGCTCGCCAGTCGATTCTGTCTGATCCTGATTTTCATGCGGGACGCTATCTCGAACAACAGACGTTCCCGAAACGTGGGCTAATTCTGGCGCGGATGGTGGGTCATATCACCTATTTGTCCGAAGAAGCCATGAAAGAAAAATTTGGCCGTGACCTGAAATCTGGCAACTTTCTCTATGGCTATGATGTTGAGTTTCAGGTCGAAAGCTATTTGCGCTATCAAGGTGAGCAGTTCAGCCGTAACTTCGACGCGAATACCTACTTGATCATGACCAAGGCTTTGGATTATTTTGACCCGGCCCGTGATCATGACAGCAAGCTGAATCAGGCATTAGCACCGGCAACTTGTCGCTTTTTAATCGTCTCCTTTACGACTGATTGGCGCTTTGCGCCAAGTCGCTCGCAAGAAATCGTCGATGCCTTGATTACCAACCGTCAACCCGTCAGTTATATTGATGTGGATGCCCCACAGGGTCACGACTCCTTTTTGTTCCCAATCCCGCGCTACGTCAACACACTGCGCGGCTTTCTCGGTCAACCTTCAGGTCATAATTTAGGGCAGAATGTGACTAAAAATGCACCAGAATTAGGCACAATTGACCAAAATCAAACAGCGACTGTTGCAGGAGCCGCACGATGA
- a CDS encoding carbon-nitrogen hydrolase family protein — protein sequence MTSTRFTAIQMNSQDQIEENLTQAYELLKQAAHQGSVLAVLPENFACFAPGQQRITAERFDEIATSLKRWAEQLNLWIVAGSIPCAYRPDGQVIQDGRVRSTCLLIDPSGQVVARYDKIHLFDVKVADGIGLYQESATFEPGNQIISASTPFGRLGLMICYDLRFPELSIALRQEGAEILTAPSAFTHLTGQAHWELLLRARAIDSQCHIIGAGQGGWHGSRQTWGHSTIVNSWGEVLASSADEIPTTISADYDAEVQASRRTAMPLMEHR from the coding sequence ATGACGTCTACTCGCTTTACCGCCATCCAAATGAACTCGCAAGATCAGATTGAGGAAAATTTGACGCAAGCGTATGAGCTTTTGAAACAGGCTGCGCATCAGGGCAGTGTGCTGGCGGTTTTGCCGGAGAATTTTGCTTGTTTTGCACCTGGTCAACAACGCATCACAGCCGAACGCTTTGATGAAATTGCGACATCCCTGAAACGCTGGGCTGAGCAACTCAATCTTTGGATTGTTGCAGGATCGATCCCCTGCGCTTATCGCCCCGATGGCCAAGTCATTCAAGATGGACGAGTGCGTTCGACCTGCCTCCTGATTGATCCAAGCGGTCAAGTGGTTGCTCGTTATGACAAAATCCATTTATTTGACGTTAAAGTTGCCGATGGCATCGGCCTATATCAAGAATCTGCGACTTTTGAGCCGGGCAATCAAATCATTTCCGCCAGTACGCCATTCGGCAGACTGGGTCTGATGATTTGCTACGACTTACGCTTTCCAGAATTATCCATCGCATTACGTCAAGAAGGTGCAGAAATTCTGACTGCACCCTCCGCCTTTACACATCTGACGGGTCAAGCGCACTGGGAGCTGCTCTTACGGGCACGTGCCATAGACAGTCAATGTCATATCATTGGTGCGGGACAAGGTGGCTGGCATGGTTCTCGGCAAACGTGGGGACACAGCACGATCGTAAATAGTTGGGGAGAAGTTTTAGCCTCAAGCGCGGATGAGATCCCCACCACCATCAGTGCCGATTATGATGCAGAGGTGCAAGCCTCCAGACGCACCGCGATGCCTCTGATGGAACATCGCTAA
- a CDS encoding STAS domain-containing protein — translation MSTGRIEYAVLQGTHVFKLVGEIRAMTCSSLDHLLDKITQDPALTGALVDLTDTTFVDSTTLGVLAKLGLHLRTQRDIQPIMLSTNPDITTLTNSMGLGQVFVMMNCKTASQCTYTLPEEKPEAHAMLETVLEAHQALMNLNDNNKAMFQPLVNQLENEHRQQQQASQNFSCSQQHH, via the coding sequence ATGTCAACTGGTCGTATTGAGTATGCAGTCCTACAAGGAACGCATGTGTTCAAACTGGTCGGCGAGATCCGCGCAATGACCTGCAGCAGTCTAGATCACTTATTAGACAAAATCACACAAGATCCAGCACTCACTGGTGCACTTGTGGATCTGACTGACACAACTTTTGTCGATAGCACTACGCTGGGCGTCCTCGCCAAGCTAGGTCTGCACTTGCGTACGCAACGTGATATCCAACCCATTATGTTATCGACCAATCCAGACATCACTACCCTGACCAATAGTATGGGTCTAGGTCAAGTTTTTGTGATGATGAATTGCAAAACGGCATCGCAGTGTACGTATACACTGCCTGAAGAAAAGCCCGAAGCACATGCCATGCTGGAAACCGTGCTTGAAGCACACCAAGCCCTGATGAATCTTAACGATAATAATAAAGCCATGTTTCAACCGCTAGTCAACCAGCTAGAAAATGAACACCGCCAGCAACAGCAAGCCTCGCAAAACTTCTCCTGCTCCCAGCAACATCACTGA